One Panicum virgatum strain AP13 chromosome 9K, P.virgatum_v5, whole genome shotgun sequence genomic region harbors:
- the LOC120647567 gene encoding bifunctional fucokinase/fucose pyrophosphorylase-like isoform X1, with protein MDLSSSSSGQSRRFRRRAHTAEEAAATLRKAWCRLRLSARDPARVPPWDAVLLTAASPEQTALYNRQLERARSLGRFPASTTAIAVPDPDGARIGSGAATLHAVASLVRHLAAQASQEDIGEFLPKANGCSGDESTLAAAASFMVKKHVLLLHAGGDSKRVPWANPMGKAFLPLPYLAGDNPDGPVPLLFDHILAISSSARQAFNNQGGIFIMTGDVLPCFDASNLVLPEDAACIVTVPTTLDVAANHGVVVASKDGGIDRENYSLCLVDNLMQKPTVSELVEGHAILDDGRALLDTGIIAARGKAWQDLVTLAHSSGHTMIKELMTSKKELSLYEDLVAAWVPAKHEWLRNRPLGKKLIAALGKQRIFSFCSYDFSFLHFGTSVEVLDHLAGSYSGLVGRRHMCSLPETTACDIAATAIILSTKISSGVSVGEDSLVYDSVLCGRIRIGSQSIVVGVNISEFHGYSPQIINGSTCFTLPDRHCLWEVPLVNSAGRVLVYCSLHDNPKVSVKRDGTFCGKPWINVLEDLRIQDMDLWNSTSQDKCLWTARLFPVTSLPEMLNVGMWLMGSACDPDGKIATLWRKSQRVSLEELHRAIDYSQLCTDSSKHQSDLAADIAKSCMNYGLLGRNLFQLCEEVLLKDTCLTLCEELLSIFPSHGDQYSGVLPQSREYQVKMDLLRASGDLSTACIIEEKVWASIASETAAAIKYGSKETSSGSMSSTHGNLHPRKAFVELPVRVDFVGGWSDTPPWSLERPGCVLNMAISLEGSLPVGAMIETTEDHLGVSIEDDAGRNVYIDDLASISSPFEESDTFRLVKSALIVTGILGHKIFSKSGLNIRTWANVPRGSGLGTSSILAAAVVKGLFQVMEDDGSDDNVARAVLVVEQIMGTGGGWQDQIGGLYPGIKCTQSFPGQPLRLQVVPLLASAQLIQELEQRLLVVFTGQVRLAHQVLQKVVTRYLRRDNILISSIKRLAELAKIGRESLMNGDIDELGSIMLEAWRLHQELDPFCSNKFVDELFAFSDPYCSGYKLVGAGGGGGGFALLLAKNPSCAKELRQALDESSTFDVKVYDWNIVMPR; from the exons ATGgacttgtcgtcgtcgtcgtcggggcAGAGCCGCCGCTTCCGTCGGAGGGCGCACACGGCTGAGGAGGCGGCAGCGACTCTGCGGAAGGCATGGTGCCGGCTGCGCCTCTCGGCGCGGGACCCGGCGCGCGTGCCGCCCTGGGACGCCGTCCTGCTCACGGCCGCCAGCCCCGAGCAGACCGCGCTCTACAACCGCCAGCTCGAGCGCGCCCGGAGCCTCGGTCGCTTCCCCGCCTCCACCACGGCCATCGCCGTCCCGGACCCAGACGGCGCCCGAATCGGCTCCGGCGCTGCCACGCTCCACGCCGTCGCCTCCCTCgttcgccacctcgccgcccag GCTTCCCAGGAAGATATAGGTGAATTCCTTCCCAAAGCAAATGGCTGTTCTGGGGATGAGTCCACACTTGCCGCGGCAGCGAGCTTCATGGTGAAGAAGCACGTGCTCTTACTTCACGCCGGGGGTGACAGCAAGAGGGTTCCATGGGCGAACCCCATGGGGAAGGCTTTCCTGCCCCTGCCTTACCTGGCCGGGGACAATCCTGATGGACCCGTTCCACTTCTCTTCGATCACATTCTCGCGATTTCATCAAGCGCAAGGCAAGCCTTCAACAATCAAG GTGGGATCTTCATAATGACAGGGGATGTTCTCCCCTGCTTTGATGCCTCAAACCTAGTTCTTCCTGAAGATGCTGCTTGCATTGTGACGGTGCCCACCACTCTGGATGTTGCCGCTAATCATGGAGTGGTTGTAGCATCAAAGGATGGCGGGATTGATCGGGAGAACTATTCTCTATGCCTGGTTGATAATCTCATGCAGAAGCCAACAGTGAGCGAGCTTGTAGAGGGCCATGCCATCCTGGATGATGGGAGAGCATTACTTGACACGGGAATAATAGCAGCAAGGGGTAAAGCATGGCAGGACCTTGTCACGCTTGCACACTCATCTGGCCATACCATGATCAAGGAGCTCATGACTAGTAAGAAAGAG TTGAGCTTATATGAAGATCTTGTTGCGGCATGGGTACCAGCCAAGCATGAATGGTTGAGAAACCGTCCATTGGGCAAGAAACTGATTGCTGCTTTAGGAAAACAAAGGATTTTCAGCTTCTGTTCAT ATGACTTCTCATTTTTACATTTTGGTACATCTGTGGAGGTTCTTGATCACTTGGCGGGTTCCTATTCAGGACTTGTAGGTCGAAGGCACATGTGCTCACTACCAGAGACCACTGCTTGTGATATTGCAGCGACAGCTATTATTTTGTCTACCAAAATTTCTTCTGGGGTCTCAGTAGGAGAGGATTCATTAGTTTATGATTCAGTACTTTGTGGTAGAATACGGATTGGTTCGCAATCCATTGTTGTTGGGGTGAATATAAGTGAGTTTCATGGGTATAGTCCTCAGATAATCAATGGCAGCACTTGTTTTACATTACCTGATCGACATTGCCTCTGGGAAGTACCTTTGGTAAACTCTGCAGGAAGAGTTTTGGTTTACTGCAGTCTTCATGATAATCCAAAAGTTTCTGTTAAGAGGGATGGcacattctgtggcaagccatgGATAAATGTTTTGGAAGATCTTAGAATCCAGGATATGGATCTTTGGAACTCAACCAGCCAGGACAAGTGCTTATGGACTGCAAGACTTTTTCCTGTCACATCTCTCCCTGAAATGCTGAATGTAGGCATGTGGCTTATGGGGTCAGCATGCGACCCAGATGGAAAAATAGCTACCTTGTGGAGAAAATCACAGAGGGTCAGCTTGGAAGAGCTGCATCGTGCTATCGACTACAGTCAGCTTTGCACGGATTCAAGCAAGCATCAATCAGATCTTGCAGCTGACATAGCCAAGTCTTGTATGAACTATGGCTTACTTGGACGTAACCTGTTTCAACTTTGCGAGGAAGTGTTACTAAAAGATACATGTTTAACACTCTGTGAAGAATTGCTTTCAATTTTTCCTAGTCATGGGGATCAGTATTCTGGGGTTCTTCCTCAGAGCAGAGAATATCAGGTCAAGATGGATCTGCTTAGAGCTTCCGGTGATCTTTCCACTGCATGTATCATTGAAGAGAAAGTATGGGCTTCCATAGCGAGTGAAACTGCAGCAGCGATAAAATATGGATCAAAAG AGACATCAAGCGGTTCCATGTCTTCAACCCATGGAAACTTGCATCCTAGGAAGGCCTTTGTAGAATTACCAGTCCGTGTGGACTTTGTTGGGGGGTGGAGTGATACACCCCCATGGAGCTTGGAGCGTCCAGGTTGTGTTTTGAATATGGCAATAAGCTTGGAAGGAAGTCTTCCAGTTGGCGCTATGATAGAGACAACAGAAGATCACCTTGGAGTTTCAATCGAAGATGATGCTGGCAGGAATGTTTATATTGATGATCTGGCATCtatttcatctccatttgaagAAAGTGACACGTTTCGTTTAGTCAAGTCTGCTCTTATTGTTACTGGTATCCTTGGCCATAAAATATTTTCAAAGTCAGGCTTGAACATTAGGACATGGGCAAATGTTCCTCGTGGAAGTGGACTGGGAACTTCTAGCATATTAGCAGCTGCTGTAGTTAAGGGACTATTTCAAGTTATGGAAGATGATGGAAG TGATGACAATGTTGCTAGAGCTGTTCTAGTGGTAGAACAAATAATGGGAACCGGTGGTGGATGGCAGGATCAAATCGGTGGCCTATATCCTGGAATCAAGTGCACCCAGAGCTTTCCAGGACAACCATTGCGGTTGCAAGTTGTTCCACTGTTGGCGTCAGCTCAGTTGATTCAGGAATTAGAACAGCGTCTCCTGGTTGTATTCACTGGCCAA GTAAGGCTTGCCCACCAAGTCCTGCAGAAAGTTGTAACTCGATACCTCCGCCGTGATAACATCTTGATATCCAGCATTAAGAGGCTTGCCGAATTGGCCAAAATTGGGAGGGAATCCCTGATGAATGGTGATATAGATGAGCTCGGCAGCATAATGCTGGAGGCCTGGAGGTTGCATCAAGAGCTGGACCCTTTCTGCAGCAACAAATTTGTGGATGAGCTATTTGCTTTCTCCGACCCTTACTGCAGCGGCTACAAGCTGGTTGgagccggtggtggtggtggtggcttcGCCCTGCTGCTCGCCAAGAACCCTAGCTGTGCTAAAGAACTTAGGCAGGCACTTGATGAGTCCAGCACCTTCGATGTGAAGGTGTACGACTGGAACATCGTTATGCCACGATGA
- the LOC120647567 gene encoding bifunctional fucokinase/fucose pyrophosphorylase-like isoform X2, protein MDPFHFSSITFSRFHQAQGGIFIMTGDVLPCFDASNLVLPEDAACIVTVPTTLDVAANHGVVVASKDGGIDRENYSLCLVDNLMQKPTVSELVEGHAILDDGRALLDTGIIAARGKAWQDLVTLAHSSGHTMIKELMTSKKELSLYEDLVAAWVPAKHEWLRNRPLGKKLIAALGKQRIFSFCSYDFSFLHFGTSVEVLDHLAGSYSGLVGRRHMCSLPETTACDIAATAIILSTKISSGVSVGEDSLVYDSVLCGRIRIGSQSIVVGVNISEFHGYSPQIINGSTCFTLPDRHCLWEVPLVNSAGRVLVYCSLHDNPKVSVKRDGTFCGKPWINVLEDLRIQDMDLWNSTSQDKCLWTARLFPVTSLPEMLNVGMWLMGSACDPDGKIATLWRKSQRVSLEELHRAIDYSQLCTDSSKHQSDLAADIAKSCMNYGLLGRNLFQLCEEVLLKDTCLTLCEELLSIFPSHGDQYSGVLPQSREYQVKMDLLRASGDLSTACIIEEKVWASIASETAAAIKYGSKETSSGSMSSTHGNLHPRKAFVELPVRVDFVGGWSDTPPWSLERPGCVLNMAISLEGSLPVGAMIETTEDHLGVSIEDDAGRNVYIDDLASISSPFEESDTFRLVKSALIVTGILGHKIFSKSGLNIRTWANVPRGSGLGTSSILAAAVVKGLFQVMEDDGSDDNVARAVLVVEQIMGTGGGWQDQIGGLYPGIKCTQSFPGQPLRLQVVPLLASAQLIQELEQRLLVVFTGQVRLAHQVLQKVVTRYLRRDNILISSIKRLAELAKIGRESLMNGDIDELGSIMLEAWRLHQELDPFCSNKFVDELFAFSDPYCSGYKLVGAGGGGGGFALLLAKNPSCAKELRQALDESSTFDVKVYDWNIVMPR, encoded by the exons ATGGACCCGTTCCACTTCTCTTCGATCACATTCTCGCGATTTCATCAAGCGCAAG GTGGGATCTTCATAATGACAGGGGATGTTCTCCCCTGCTTTGATGCCTCAAACCTAGTTCTTCCTGAAGATGCTGCTTGCATTGTGACGGTGCCCACCACTCTGGATGTTGCCGCTAATCATGGAGTGGTTGTAGCATCAAAGGATGGCGGGATTGATCGGGAGAACTATTCTCTATGCCTGGTTGATAATCTCATGCAGAAGCCAACAGTGAGCGAGCTTGTAGAGGGCCATGCCATCCTGGATGATGGGAGAGCATTACTTGACACGGGAATAATAGCAGCAAGGGGTAAAGCATGGCAGGACCTTGTCACGCTTGCACACTCATCTGGCCATACCATGATCAAGGAGCTCATGACTAGTAAGAAAGAG TTGAGCTTATATGAAGATCTTGTTGCGGCATGGGTACCAGCCAAGCATGAATGGTTGAGAAACCGTCCATTGGGCAAGAAACTGATTGCTGCTTTAGGAAAACAAAGGATTTTCAGCTTCTGTTCAT ATGACTTCTCATTTTTACATTTTGGTACATCTGTGGAGGTTCTTGATCACTTGGCGGGTTCCTATTCAGGACTTGTAGGTCGAAGGCACATGTGCTCACTACCAGAGACCACTGCTTGTGATATTGCAGCGACAGCTATTATTTTGTCTACCAAAATTTCTTCTGGGGTCTCAGTAGGAGAGGATTCATTAGTTTATGATTCAGTACTTTGTGGTAGAATACGGATTGGTTCGCAATCCATTGTTGTTGGGGTGAATATAAGTGAGTTTCATGGGTATAGTCCTCAGATAATCAATGGCAGCACTTGTTTTACATTACCTGATCGACATTGCCTCTGGGAAGTACCTTTGGTAAACTCTGCAGGAAGAGTTTTGGTTTACTGCAGTCTTCATGATAATCCAAAAGTTTCTGTTAAGAGGGATGGcacattctgtggcaagccatgGATAAATGTTTTGGAAGATCTTAGAATCCAGGATATGGATCTTTGGAACTCAACCAGCCAGGACAAGTGCTTATGGACTGCAAGACTTTTTCCTGTCACATCTCTCCCTGAAATGCTGAATGTAGGCATGTGGCTTATGGGGTCAGCATGCGACCCAGATGGAAAAATAGCTACCTTGTGGAGAAAATCACAGAGGGTCAGCTTGGAAGAGCTGCATCGTGCTATCGACTACAGTCAGCTTTGCACGGATTCAAGCAAGCATCAATCAGATCTTGCAGCTGACATAGCCAAGTCTTGTATGAACTATGGCTTACTTGGACGTAACCTGTTTCAACTTTGCGAGGAAGTGTTACTAAAAGATACATGTTTAACACTCTGTGAAGAATTGCTTTCAATTTTTCCTAGTCATGGGGATCAGTATTCTGGGGTTCTTCCTCAGAGCAGAGAATATCAGGTCAAGATGGATCTGCTTAGAGCTTCCGGTGATCTTTCCACTGCATGTATCATTGAAGAGAAAGTATGGGCTTCCATAGCGAGTGAAACTGCAGCAGCGATAAAATATGGATCAAAAG AGACATCAAGCGGTTCCATGTCTTCAACCCATGGAAACTTGCATCCTAGGAAGGCCTTTGTAGAATTACCAGTCCGTGTGGACTTTGTTGGGGGGTGGAGTGATACACCCCCATGGAGCTTGGAGCGTCCAGGTTGTGTTTTGAATATGGCAATAAGCTTGGAAGGAAGTCTTCCAGTTGGCGCTATGATAGAGACAACAGAAGATCACCTTGGAGTTTCAATCGAAGATGATGCTGGCAGGAATGTTTATATTGATGATCTGGCATCtatttcatctccatttgaagAAAGTGACACGTTTCGTTTAGTCAAGTCTGCTCTTATTGTTACTGGTATCCTTGGCCATAAAATATTTTCAAAGTCAGGCTTGAACATTAGGACATGGGCAAATGTTCCTCGTGGAAGTGGACTGGGAACTTCTAGCATATTAGCAGCTGCTGTAGTTAAGGGACTATTTCAAGTTATGGAAGATGATGGAAG TGATGACAATGTTGCTAGAGCTGTTCTAGTGGTAGAACAAATAATGGGAACCGGTGGTGGATGGCAGGATCAAATCGGTGGCCTATATCCTGGAATCAAGTGCACCCAGAGCTTTCCAGGACAACCATTGCGGTTGCAAGTTGTTCCACTGTTGGCGTCAGCTCAGTTGATTCAGGAATTAGAACAGCGTCTCCTGGTTGTATTCACTGGCCAA GTAAGGCTTGCCCACCAAGTCCTGCAGAAAGTTGTAACTCGATACCTCCGCCGTGATAACATCTTGATATCCAGCATTAAGAGGCTTGCCGAATTGGCCAAAATTGGGAGGGAATCCCTGATGAATGGTGATATAGATGAGCTCGGCAGCATAATGCTGGAGGCCTGGAGGTTGCATCAAGAGCTGGACCCTTTCTGCAGCAACAAATTTGTGGATGAGCTATTTGCTTTCTCCGACCCTTACTGCAGCGGCTACAAGCTGGTTGgagccggtggtggtggtggtggcttcGCCCTGCTGCTCGCCAAGAACCCTAGCTGTGCTAAAGAACTTAGGCAGGCACTTGATGAGTCCAGCACCTTCGATGTGAAGGTGTACGACTGGAACATCGTTATGCCACGATGA
- the LOC120647567 gene encoding bifunctional fucokinase/fucose pyrophosphorylase-like isoform X3, with translation MTGDVLPCFDASNLVLPEDAACIVTVPTTLDVAANHGVVVASKDGGIDRENYSLCLVDNLMQKPTVSELVEGHAILDDGRALLDTGIIAARGKAWQDLVTLAHSSGHTMIKELMTSKKELSLYEDLVAAWVPAKHEWLRNRPLGKKLIAALGKQRIFSFCSYDFSFLHFGTSVEVLDHLAGSYSGLVGRRHMCSLPETTACDIAATAIILSTKISSGVSVGEDSLVYDSVLCGRIRIGSQSIVVGVNISEFHGYSPQIINGSTCFTLPDRHCLWEVPLVNSAGRVLVYCSLHDNPKVSVKRDGTFCGKPWINVLEDLRIQDMDLWNSTSQDKCLWTARLFPVTSLPEMLNVGMWLMGSACDPDGKIATLWRKSQRVSLEELHRAIDYSQLCTDSSKHQSDLAADIAKSCMNYGLLGRNLFQLCEEVLLKDTCLTLCEELLSIFPSHGDQYSGVLPQSREYQVKMDLLRASGDLSTACIIEEKVWASIASETAAAIKYGSKETSSGSMSSTHGNLHPRKAFVELPVRVDFVGGWSDTPPWSLERPGCVLNMAISLEGSLPVGAMIETTEDHLGVSIEDDAGRNVYIDDLASISSPFEESDTFRLVKSALIVTGILGHKIFSKSGLNIRTWANVPRGSGLGTSSILAAAVVKGLFQVMEDDGSDDNVARAVLVVEQIMGTGGGWQDQIGGLYPGIKCTQSFPGQPLRLQVVPLLASAQLIQELEQRLLVVFTGQVRLAHQVLQKVVTRYLRRDNILISSIKRLAELAKIGRESLMNGDIDELGSIMLEAWRLHQELDPFCSNKFVDELFAFSDPYCSGYKLVGAGGGGGGFALLLAKNPSCAKELRQALDESSTFDVKVYDWNIVMPR, from the exons ATGACAGGGGATGTTCTCCCCTGCTTTGATGCCTCAAACCTAGTTCTTCCTGAAGATGCTGCTTGCATTGTGACGGTGCCCACCACTCTGGATGTTGCCGCTAATCATGGAGTGGTTGTAGCATCAAAGGATGGCGGGATTGATCGGGAGAACTATTCTCTATGCCTGGTTGATAATCTCATGCAGAAGCCAACAGTGAGCGAGCTTGTAGAGGGCCATGCCATCCTGGATGATGGGAGAGCATTACTTGACACGGGAATAATAGCAGCAAGGGGTAAAGCATGGCAGGACCTTGTCACGCTTGCACACTCATCTGGCCATACCATGATCAAGGAGCTCATGACTAGTAAGAAAGAG TTGAGCTTATATGAAGATCTTGTTGCGGCATGGGTACCAGCCAAGCATGAATGGTTGAGAAACCGTCCATTGGGCAAGAAACTGATTGCTGCTTTAGGAAAACAAAGGATTTTCAGCTTCTGTTCAT ATGACTTCTCATTTTTACATTTTGGTACATCTGTGGAGGTTCTTGATCACTTGGCGGGTTCCTATTCAGGACTTGTAGGTCGAAGGCACATGTGCTCACTACCAGAGACCACTGCTTGTGATATTGCAGCGACAGCTATTATTTTGTCTACCAAAATTTCTTCTGGGGTCTCAGTAGGAGAGGATTCATTAGTTTATGATTCAGTACTTTGTGGTAGAATACGGATTGGTTCGCAATCCATTGTTGTTGGGGTGAATATAAGTGAGTTTCATGGGTATAGTCCTCAGATAATCAATGGCAGCACTTGTTTTACATTACCTGATCGACATTGCCTCTGGGAAGTACCTTTGGTAAACTCTGCAGGAAGAGTTTTGGTTTACTGCAGTCTTCATGATAATCCAAAAGTTTCTGTTAAGAGGGATGGcacattctgtggcaagccatgGATAAATGTTTTGGAAGATCTTAGAATCCAGGATATGGATCTTTGGAACTCAACCAGCCAGGACAAGTGCTTATGGACTGCAAGACTTTTTCCTGTCACATCTCTCCCTGAAATGCTGAATGTAGGCATGTGGCTTATGGGGTCAGCATGCGACCCAGATGGAAAAATAGCTACCTTGTGGAGAAAATCACAGAGGGTCAGCTTGGAAGAGCTGCATCGTGCTATCGACTACAGTCAGCTTTGCACGGATTCAAGCAAGCATCAATCAGATCTTGCAGCTGACATAGCCAAGTCTTGTATGAACTATGGCTTACTTGGACGTAACCTGTTTCAACTTTGCGAGGAAGTGTTACTAAAAGATACATGTTTAACACTCTGTGAAGAATTGCTTTCAATTTTTCCTAGTCATGGGGATCAGTATTCTGGGGTTCTTCCTCAGAGCAGAGAATATCAGGTCAAGATGGATCTGCTTAGAGCTTCCGGTGATCTTTCCACTGCATGTATCATTGAAGAGAAAGTATGGGCTTCCATAGCGAGTGAAACTGCAGCAGCGATAAAATATGGATCAAAAG AGACATCAAGCGGTTCCATGTCTTCAACCCATGGAAACTTGCATCCTAGGAAGGCCTTTGTAGAATTACCAGTCCGTGTGGACTTTGTTGGGGGGTGGAGTGATACACCCCCATGGAGCTTGGAGCGTCCAGGTTGTGTTTTGAATATGGCAATAAGCTTGGAAGGAAGTCTTCCAGTTGGCGCTATGATAGAGACAACAGAAGATCACCTTGGAGTTTCAATCGAAGATGATGCTGGCAGGAATGTTTATATTGATGATCTGGCATCtatttcatctccatttgaagAAAGTGACACGTTTCGTTTAGTCAAGTCTGCTCTTATTGTTACTGGTATCCTTGGCCATAAAATATTTTCAAAGTCAGGCTTGAACATTAGGACATGGGCAAATGTTCCTCGTGGAAGTGGACTGGGAACTTCTAGCATATTAGCAGCTGCTGTAGTTAAGGGACTATTTCAAGTTATGGAAGATGATGGAAG TGATGACAATGTTGCTAGAGCTGTTCTAGTGGTAGAACAAATAATGGGAACCGGTGGTGGATGGCAGGATCAAATCGGTGGCCTATATCCTGGAATCAAGTGCACCCAGAGCTTTCCAGGACAACCATTGCGGTTGCAAGTTGTTCCACTGTTGGCGTCAGCTCAGTTGATTCAGGAATTAGAACAGCGTCTCCTGGTTGTATTCACTGGCCAA GTAAGGCTTGCCCACCAAGTCCTGCAGAAAGTTGTAACTCGATACCTCCGCCGTGATAACATCTTGATATCCAGCATTAAGAGGCTTGCCGAATTGGCCAAAATTGGGAGGGAATCCCTGATGAATGGTGATATAGATGAGCTCGGCAGCATAATGCTGGAGGCCTGGAGGTTGCATCAAGAGCTGGACCCTTTCTGCAGCAACAAATTTGTGGATGAGCTATTTGCTTTCTCCGACCCTTACTGCAGCGGCTACAAGCTGGTTGgagccggtggtggtggtggtggcttcGCCCTGCTGCTCGCCAAGAACCCTAGCTGTGCTAAAGAACTTAGGCAGGCACTTGATGAGTCCAGCACCTTCGATGTGAAGGTGTACGACTGGAACATCGTTATGCCACGATGA
- the LOC120647574 gene encoding mavicyanin-like, translating into MRARVALASAAAVLLLLVLVDGGACAMYKVGDLDAWGVPPPSKPDVYKRWAKSIHLALGDSIWFLYPPSQDSVLQVTPQAFAACDLSSPVLKLADGNSLFNLTTPGRAYFTSGAPGHCLKGQKLWVDVPMANGTYLQPSASDLAALAPTPAAQAPEGSSLQASAPAGAHPSPALRAAAAAALSFALPLLLL; encoded by the exons ATGCGTGCACGGGTGGCCTTGGCATCGGCCgcggcggtgctgctgctgctggtcctggtggacggcggcgcctgCGCCATGTACAAGGTGGGCGACCTCGACGCCTGGGgcgtgccgccgccctccaaGCCCGACGTCTACAAGCGCTGGGCCAAGTCCATCCACCTCGCGCTCGGCGACTCCATCT GGTTCCTCTACCCGCCCAGCCAGGACTCGGTGCTGCAGGTCACGCCGCAGGCCTTCGCCGCCTGCGACCTCTCGTCCCCCGTGCTCAAGCTCGCCGACGGCAACTCCCTCTTCAACCTCACCACGCCAGGCCGCGCCTACTTCACCAGCGGCGCGCCGGGGCACTGCCTCAAGGGCCAGAAGCTCTGGGTCGACGTGCCCATGGCCAACGGCACATACCTGCAgccctccgccagcgacctcgccgccctcgcgcccacgccggcggcccAGGCACCCGAGGGGTCCTCCCTGCAGGCCTCCGCTCCGGCAGGCGCCCACCCATCGCCCGCGCTCcgggccgccgctgcggccgctCTCTCCTTcgccctccctctcctgctCCTGTGA
- the LOC120647573 gene encoding T-complex protein 1 subunit delta-like, which yields MAAAAAAPAPSRKTETYTDTKRRDDVRGANIAAARAVADAVRTSLGPRGMDKMISSGDQEVIITNDGATIVSRMALVQPAARMLAELSRSQDAAAGDGTTTVVVLAGSLLRRAQSLLSAGAHPTAAADALHRLSTRAVDILQSMAIPIELSDRESLVKSASTALNSKVVSQYSTLLSPLAVDAALSVVDPAHPDLLDLRDIRIVKKLGGTIDDTELVHGLIFDKKASHAAGGPTRMENAKIAVIQFQISPPKTDIEQSVIVSDYSQMDRILREERNYILGMVKKIRAAGCNVLLIQKSILRDAVTDLSLHYLAKAKILVVKDVERDEIEFITKTLNCLPIANIEHFRTDKLGYADLVEEVSVGEGKVVKITGIKDMGRTATVLVRGSNQLVIDEAERSLHDALCVIRCLVNKRFMIAGGGAPEIEMSMQLAAWAKELQGMESYCIKEFAEALEVIPYTLAENAGLNPISIVTELRNRHARGEKNTGINVRKGQITNILEENVVQPLLVSTSAITLACECVRMILKIDDIVTVR from the exons atggccgccgccgccgccgcccctgcgccgtcCCGCAAGACGGAGACCTACACCGACACCAAGCGCCGCGACGACGTCCGCGGCGCCAACATCGCCGctgcgcgcgccgtcgccgacgccgtgcGCACCTCGCTGGGCCCCCGTGGCATGGACAAGATGATCTCTTCGGGGGACCAGGAGGTCATCATCACCAACGACGGCGCCACCATCGTCTCCCGCATGGCGCTCGTCCAGCCCGCCGCCCGCATGCTCGCCGAGCTCTCCCGCTCCCAGGACGCTGCCGCCGGGGACGGAACCAccaccgtcgtcgtcctcgccggatccctcctccgccgcgcccagTCGCTCCTCTCCGCGGGCGCCCACCCCACCGCAGCCGCCGAcgccctccaccgcctctccacgCGCGCCGTCGACATCCTCCAATCCATGGCCATCCCCATCGAGCTCTCCGACCGGGAATCGCTCGTCAAATCCGCCTCCACTGCCCTTAACTCCAAGGTTGTTTCCCAGTACTCCACTCTCCTCTCACCCCTCGCCGTCGATGCCGCACTCTCTGTCGTCGATCCCGCTCACCCGGACCTCCTCGACCTCCGTGACATCCGCATCGTCAAGAAACTTGGTGGAACTATAGACGACACTGAGCTCGTCCATGGCCTCATCTTCGACAAAAAGGCTAGCCACGCTGCCGGGGGACCAACTCGGATGGAGAATGCAAAGATCGCTGTCATCCAGTTCCAAATCTCGCCACCAAAGACTGACATTGAGCAGAGCGTCATTGTGTCGGACTATTCACAGATGGACCGCATCCTTCGTGAGGAGCGCAATTATATCCTCGGGATGGTCAAGAAGATCAGGGCTGCTGGATGCAATGTCTTGCTCATTCAGAAGAGCATCTTGCGTGATGCGGTCACCGACTTGTCTCTGCACTATCTTGCTAAGGCAAAGATTCTGGTGGTCAAGGATGTGGAGAGGGATGAGATTGAGTTTATCACCAAGACCTTGAACTGCCTTCCCATTGCCAACATTGAGCACTTCCGCACCGATAAGCTTGGGTATGCTGATCTTGTTGAGGAAGTCTCTGTTGGGGAGGGCAAGGTCGTGAAGATCACTGGTATCAAGGACATGGGGAGGACCGCAACTGTACTTGTCAGGGGGTCAAACCAGTTGGTCATTGATGAAGCTGAACGCAGTCTCCATGATGCCCTCTGCGTCATCAG GTGCTTGGTGAACAAGAGGTTTATGATTGCCGGTGGTGGTGCTCCAGAAATAGAGATGTCAATGCAACTGGCTGCTTGGGCAAAGGAGCTTCAAGGGATGGAGAGTTACTGCATCAAGGAGTTTGCTGAGGCACTAGAGGTCATCCCTTACACGCTGGCTGAGAATGCAGGGCTTAACCCAATCTCCATTGTCACTGAGCTCAGGAACCGCCATGCTAGAGGTGAGAAGAACACAGGCATCAATGTGAGGAAAGGGCAGATCACAAACATCCTGGAGGAGAACGTTGTGCAGCCCTTGCTGGTGAGCACAAGCGCCATTACGCTAGCTTGCGAGTGCGTTAGAATGATCTTGAagattgatgatattgtcaccGTAAGATAA